GATTGGCCACCTCCACCTATTACGAGGACCAACACCAGCCCATATTACGTTGGGTAAGATGGCCGATAAGTATGGATCCATCTTCACTATCCAGCTAGGAGTGCATCGTGCTCTCATAGTGAGCAGTTGGGAGATAGCAAAAGAGTGCTTCACCACAAACGACAAAGCATTTGCCAACCGTCCAAAAGCTATAGCTTCAGAACTCATGGGCTACAACTATGCCTTGTTTATACTTAGCCCTTACGGTCCTTACTGGCGCCAAGTGCGTAAAATAGCCACCGTGGAGGTCCTCTCAAACCACCGCCTTGAGATGCTCAAGCACATCCGAGAGTTCGAGGTAAATAGATCTATTAAAGAGATGTATGAGCTCTGGGTGAAGAACAATAACATGTTGGTAGAGATGAAGAGATGGTTTGGGTCCATAACCCTAAATGTTATATTTAGGATGGTTGTGGGGAAGCGATTTTTTGGGACTGCAACGTCCGAGGATGATAATGAATTTGACGATCAGTGTCGGAAGACATTAAAAGAATTCTTTGAGTTGAGTGGTACGGTTGTGGTAGCAGATGCACTTCCTTACCTGAGGTGGTTGGACTTTGGAGGGTACGAGAGCGCCATGAAGCATACTGCGAAACAATTTGATCATATGATTGAAGGTTGGTTACAAGAACATAAGCAAAGGAAGGTGTCCGGTGAGGCAAAGGAACCCCAAGACTTTATGGATGTGATGCTGTCTGTTGTTGCTAGCGACGAAAACATCTCCGATCATCATGATGCTGATACAATCACTAAAGCTACATGTCTGGTAAGCTTTTGATATACGTACCCTATAACTATTATGAACATGATTATTTTGTTAACCAGAGTACGTAATTGTCATTCATCGATCGACTACTATCAAATAGGCATAGGCATAGGCATAGGCATCATAGAGTTTATGGTTTGTTTGGTGACCATCTTGATCAAGTTCATGATGAGAAAATAAGAAGCAAAACAATAATTGTCTTAACACTGTGACGGAAGTTTGGTTTATTTTACCATTCACatctatttgtttaaaattagCGTGTTTTAGGTGATTTTTTGTGTCAGTCATTTAAATAATGGATAAAAGAAAAGTCGCTTAAAATACATGCATTATGCCACCTAGCTAGTATGAAATTAGTGTGGAGAATTAATATAGCTagtctaaaaaaatatatattaattttcttttgtcttaaGGTGGACTTAGGACCACGTTTTAAAAcattacttttgtttttgttttttgttactcttattaataTTTACTGGGCATttaattttggttgttttgaaCCATGAATGATCACCTCAATCTTTTTAGCCTAACCATCTAATGCTTCAACCATGGTGCTTTTGTAGTCCCTTATCTTAGGGGGCGCAGATACAACACAAGTAACAATGACATGGGCTCTTTCTCTCCTTCTTAACAACCAAGAAGTCCTAAAGAAAGTACAACAAGAGTTAGATGTCCAGGTTGGTAGAGAGAGACAAGTAAAGGAATCAGACATCAAAAACTTAGTTTATCTCCAAGCTATCATCAAAGAAAGTATGCGTTTATACGCTGCCGGAGCGCTCACTATCCCGCACGAGTCCACTGAAGACTGCACTTTGGCTGGCTACCACGTTCCAACAGGCACGCGACTCGTTGTTAATCTTTCAAAGATGCATCGAGACCCACATGTGTGGTCTAATGCAAATGAATTTCAGCCAGAAAGATTTCTTTCAACCCATAAGGGTATTGATGTTAAGGGCCAGCATTTTGAATTAACACCATTTGGTGCCGGTAGAAGGATATGCCCCGGAATTTCATTAGCCTTGCAAGTTATGCAACTCACACTTGCTACCTTGTTGCACGCTTTTGATATTGCAACTCCATCAGATGAGCCTGTGGACATGATTGAGAAAGTCGGACTTATCAACCAGAAACTTACACCAGTTGAAGTCCATCTCACTCCACGCCTTCCTGCTCAAGTATATGCAGAGCTTGATTAGATATTTGATAACTAAAATGCAAATTATGCTATTTAGTAATATTGTTATACGATTGTCAGAAAATTAGGATGATGTGCcagtaaaaattagtttttagtcatttttctttttttttttacaagtgctgATTCAAAGACTGATTTTCACTAATATGTCATTAAATTGTTGTAGAGCATGCGTATAATATTTTGCTAAATAACATTAGTCTTTCATAATTAATAGTATGCATAAggatttttccattttgttaattttgatttttgcattttaggCTATATATTGGGGTATTGTTCTATCTACCTATGTGTTACGTGGCAGGCCATCATACTAGTTGGCAGTAGAAGGATCGATTCCTAAAAAAAGAGGATATCTCCTCATTAGAATTCTAGACTAAGAGGGTATATCCTCAATGGTTTAATAGTAGtcatatttataaatatatatagttgaaaacCAATGGTTTAATAGTAgtcatatatatagttgaaaaacaaacatatataggaGCTTCTgaaaaaatgcagaaaatttatgttttcaaaatgtcaaaatagtacaaaagaatatataaaaggTCTAGATTTCTCAAAGAAGAGCAACATTAAAACACGAGCTAGCCACATGCATGGGGAAttcaaaacatgttaaaaatgtTATAAGTAAAAGGGAAGAGCATGTAAATCGAGACATACTGGTTGTCGGTCGTTTATGTGATGGAAAGTTATTGGATCTTCCATTATATATTCTGCAAACTAATTGATTTCACTTGTTGAATAAGAGGTGGTGAGTGGTGACCATCTCAAATGCTCAGCGCTTTCATGGGCTCACTCTGCTTAAAGCTATATCCAactgatgatatatatatgtgtgtgtgagatcgagtttttctcttttatttatttatttatttatttttttgttttttgttttttgttttttggcccTTTTCTCTGTTAATGCAggtgaaagaagaagaagaagaaaaaaaaaagaaaaaaagaaaagaaaaaggattttacaaagcaaaatatttaaagttttttccaaattaggctataaaattattatttgtccaaattttaCTCATATCTCATGTACTCAAATGACACCTAGCAATTTTATAAACtgaattacaataaaaaaaaaaatcacatattccTTCTCAAATTAcaactcaattgacaatgtttctcTAAACCTTTTGTTGGGACAATGTTTCCCTCCAAAGTACAAAAAAAAGTGAGGAAACTTCAGTAAGCCCCCCCAAACTTCCAGCTAATTTGACAAGCACCCCCTAAAttaccaaaactctcacttaggctcctgaactttggtttgctctcactttgaacccttctggtagttttcaacgttaaaatcaaattttatgcCCATTTTACCCTTACCCCAAAACTACACCATTTTGTGCCTTAAAACTAAAACActtacccagcccaaaacgctGCTTAggcatatttgaaaaaaaaaaaagaagatctaACGCAAGTGGTCTACCACCTCGAAATGGTGTTTCAGGTCAACCACTATGGTCATATAGTGGTCCGCCaatcaaaaggccaaaaaagaaaaaaatagagggGATCGGGTGTTGGGATTACGACCAATTcacaaaaagcccaaaaaatttctcccgtaaatttgttttgtatgaggtggtcaaaccaccccaaaACACCGACCCCTCTcttcctcttttatttttttggggtggcAGTTGTCGGAccaatttcttgttttcatggaggtggtttgaccacctcAGAGCTACTTGTGGTGGTTCAACACCTCgattttgtccttttttttttaaaaatatatatatatatatatattgactaaAAAACGACGCCGCTTTTTACcccttttggccttttgggggtggccagaccacccccttggccatggcggtggtttgaccacccccagaccggccaggggtggctccagccaccccaatttcgtccttatatatatattatactcaaaacgacgtcgttttaggttaggtggtgatgtagttttggagcccaaaacgacgtagttttggttgagggtataatgggcataaaatgTCGGTTTAACGGTGAAAGCTAACagaagggtccaaagtgagagtaaaccaaagttcaggtggcctaagtgagagttttgaaaatttaatgggtgtttgtcaaatcggttgaaactttggaggggcttagtgaaatttttccaaaaaaaattgtaaatgtcCTCCCATGcctagcaaaaagacaaaaataaccccaAATTTGTGtctaaaagacaaaaatatccaaataaattaaaaaaaaaaaattataaaatttctaatcccctattttttttttcttttttttaatttttttttttaattttattttgttaagggtattacattgataatttttaatagtTCGGGCCACATTGTCGCAATTAAGAACGGCCAGGATCGCTATCCAAAGCATGCCCACCACAATAGTCTACTCGTCAACACACTTGATTACGACCTTGGGAAAGTGGGAGATCTAGATCGGAGACTAGGAGGCCAATCCTCATTCCTCACTCCTCAGTGGCAGTTTCGTAAATTTGTATAGACTTGTGTCTAGTTTAGTTTCACGCGGGTCGTCTGAGTTCCACATCGACATTGGACAAAAAAGATAATTGGGGGCCCATTAGGGAATTTTGGCTGCAATTAATAAAGGGCGGAAAATGGTAAGAAATATCCGTTCTGCTCCTCTGTGATTTACAATAATGCCATTAACATATTTATGTATGGATGATAAGTATACATAAATCTCGGACCAGGCTTCCATGCGGTTCTATCTGCGGTAAAAACCTGCAGGCCTGTTACCTTGGGCCCGTTTGGCAATGGACTCGCCAAAGTccaacttcaaaaaaaaaaaaaaaaaaaaattcaaactctcactattcttaatttttatatcacattaatcacttttattactattcaaacaaaaaactcactataaaacaaaatttttccatttttgcatacaaaaattttaaaacttttacacATGAATCACTTCGAAACCAAAACTTTACTACACAATCCATTACCAAACACAACCCAAAGGCCTTGTGTGGAAAAGTGCCAAAAGCATTTACGTCAAACGCCCTCAACAAGGAAAGAAGTCGTTGGAGGGGCTCCCTGAAAGGAAAGTGAATGAATTGGCATTCGTGAACTACCTATTATGAACCGACTCAAGAAGGAAATGCACCTTTGAGTGGACAAAATTTTCCGTGGAATTGGGTTAGAGGAAGttctagtctataaaaatgatattatatctttgaacatgtgtttttttaataaaatttctttcaaatttattcttttaattaaaagaagtcTGTGCTTTTCGAATGCAAAgaaatacatgtcatttttagcCTATTCAGAATATGTATGGACCGTGACCATGATTGGTTATGTAGGTTTTCTTAGTGTAAGCAAGAGCTTTTCGTGCTATCACATTGAATTGTTAGAACACTTATATTAGGTAAGTCAAAATAGTTAAAATGTAGcagaaaatactaaaatatgcTCAATATCCAACTCATATTTTAGTGCATTTCAGGCattgttttaattaatattattattaaaatagaagttatgttttaaaaaacaaaaagaatttaaaacGTGTAACAGATTGAGTAAATTAGATTTTGCCACcgttatattttaatattaaaatatacgTGTTATAGATATCAAGTTGGGCATTTTGAATTTATTAGGGAGCAGAAACTCCATGTTTTCCTTTGTGAATAGTAGATTGGTTTTTCGAAAAATACTTATGTTGAAGGTAATTGAGTGAATGCTCTCTTCTTCTATATATAGGCCGTCATCTCTCATCATTCTTCTTTAGGGTTTTAAGAACTTTTGCCAATACTTTCTAATTAACTGAAGTGGAGATTCATTCCACAAGTTTGTTGGGAAAGAATGCATGGCATAAGTAAATAGTTGTTAAGTGTTACATCTTTACAAGAGTGCACCTAAATCCTTATCGGTAATTTGAGCAGTGGACCATCGGTTCTTCCAATTGTCGGTTGCCAACGTTCTAAGCTTTTTGGTTGTGGGCGTCGGGCCATTGATGGGTAACCTAGTGAAAAGTCGTCGATAACCTAGCCCCATAACATAATAAGTTATAACCTTTATACAATGGTTACCATCCATTAAATGTCAAAGAAACCTGCTTTAGTCCTATTCATCAACAAAAGCCATtctcagacaaaaaaaaaagggaccagtaatttttttttttttgtcaatgttTAAGTGGAATTTTGGGTCACTGTAGTAGCAATTGGGGATTGAAATGGAAATTCAGAAAATCAACATGCTTGAAGCTTGATACTTTGGAATCAGTAAAAGGGGCCCACTGCTGACTATTATTTACAATTACAAAAAGACATATTAAAGTATGAGGAAAAATGGAATCGAAGTGGTATTTTACATTGGAAAAAGCAAAGTAGTTTAAGATGGATATTGTTATCTGCTATGGCAGCAGAGGTGTGTGTTATTCTGTTGTCTGGTTTTGATTTGATCTTCTTCCGacttctgttttttgttttaagccTTTGGAAAATGGACATTCAACCTCCATTTACTCCTACTGCCCTctaatccaaaaacaaacataaaaacgAGATGGGGCATGAGAGAGACTGGGTGTTGACAACTTCCACGTCGCTTCTCATGTAAGTTTCGTTTGTTTCTGTGGATTTTCTTATctgggtctctctctctctctctaaatcttCCTAGAGAGAATGGCCCAGTAGATCCAAATGGGAATTTTATTTGCCTTTCAGGCCTTTTCAATAAtatccattttttctttttaattcttgaGCTCTTTTGGGTTGCTGTCTTACTTTTGCTTCCTGATTCATGGATTTCTTTGGGTTGTTCTTGTTGTGCTGCATAGCCAGTCGTGGGTTGTGGAATGAGTGAATCCCTGATGGGTTTCTAAGAGGAGGTGGCAGAGAATTACTTTCATTTTTGAGGTAAGTTGTAAGCTTTTGACTGATTTGATgcttggagattttttttttttttttttttttccaatggatttgttggaacattttcttcttctccttaatAATTGGTgtgattctttcttttttggtgacGCAGTATTGTTTGATGGTGTTGACAATTGAATTACACAGCTATTTTTATGAACGATAGTCTTATCCATTTCTCCACCCTGTCTCCAATCTTTTGGACATGGAAAGTCCAAAAAACAGTGTTGAAGTTCTCCATATAGTTCTGGATGTGAAGACCATATTGCCCAGTCCTATCTCTCTAATTTTGGATAATAATATTAgctttttgttttccttattATGAGACGTTTTTTGATTTGTGGGGCATCTGATTCTGATTGCACAAGATGATTTTCAAGTTCATTTCATTGTACAAGAATATTCTGAGAGCTTGATGATGTGTCATGTGTGGCGTAATTTCTACTCTGATAATATTGAATTATTCAGAGGTTTCCATATGGACTCTAGTTTTGTTAGATAAGAACTTTTCTTTGTTCCCCTTTTAATCTGCAATGCTTGTTAGGTGAACCTCTGCCTGATATCAAATTATTCCAAGTTGACTCcctattttgaattttttgaaagtaGTTTGACGGTAGTGAAATGTTGTATTTGTCAATATGCtaatttttttgctattttttagGAAACCTGTTTTTTGATGAGTCCTTATGCTTGTATGAAGTCCTTTCATGGCATTAAATGATTCATTGGTCACTACATATCCACTTAAACTTGAGCAACCTTAAGAAAattctttagatttttttccTCAAACAATGTACTCAAAACTTTTGGCCAAGGACTGTTTCCTATGGCAAAGAACTTTTGAGTTAAGCCTAAATTAATCAAGAGGTTCTAATCATATGAAAAGCCCTCGGGAAAAGGAAATTCATTGCTAAAATATttggattttcttcttcttaatgcAGCTTCCCGAGTGATTAGGTTGTAACTCATAACTGCTTAGAGTGCTAAGAAAGCTTGATTTAAGCAATTGCAGTATcagcaactttatttttaagttgagGGTATATTGGAGTTGCAGGCAGCTTCATATCTAAAGCAGCTCAATTATATCAGCCTGATGTGGTCTTTGTTCAATTCTCTAGAATTCATTTTAATTGGAATTGTATTTCGctatctattttttcttttttccattaaCATATTTTTCACTTTAGTTTGTGCCTCCACCTTGCAATGCCTTCTGAAGGTACCATCATACCACCGTGTGAAGATAATGATAGGTTTATAGCTCATGCATTCCTAGATTGGTAAAGTTGATTATATTTCTTATGCACACAATTGAGTTTTGGGAATATAAATGTGCTCCTTTTTCCTATGAAAATGAGAGTACATACTATTTCTGTAT
This genomic interval from Corylus avellana chromosome ca3, CavTom2PMs-1.0 contains the following:
- the LOC132176043 gene encoding cytochrome P450 CYP82D47-like, which translates into the protein MLFPHASSATFMATILAFFLFLFFLLWILRKARKTTLPPEAGGAWPLIGHLHLLRGPTPAHITLGKMADKYGSIFTIQLGVHRALIVSSWEIAKECFTTNDKAFANRPKAIASELMGYNYALFILSPYGPYWRQVRKIATVEVLSNHRLEMLKHIREFEVNRSIKEMYELWVKNNNMLVEMKRWFGSITLNVIFRMVVGKRFFGTATSEDDNEFDDQCRKTLKEFFELSGTVVVADALPYLRWLDFGGYESAMKHTAKQFDHMIEGWLQEHKQRKVSGEAKEPQDFMDVMLSVVASDENISDHHDADTITKATCLSLILGGADTTQVTMTWALSLLLNNQEVLKKVQQELDVQVGRERQVKESDIKNLVYLQAIIKESMRLYAAGALTIPHESTEDCTLAGYHVPTGTRLVVNLSKMHRDPHVWSNANEFQPERFLSTHKGIDVKGQHFELTPFGAGRRICPGISLALQVMQLTLATLLHAFDIATPSDEPVDMIEKVGLINQKLTPVEVHLTPRLPAQVYAELD